The following are from one region of the Bos mutus isolate GX-2022 chromosome 18, NWIPB_WYAK_1.1, whole genome shotgun sequence genome:
- the LOC102287239 gene encoding vomeronasal type-1 receptor 2-like has translation MFPSEVIWGLFFIFQISIGFMGNSLLFMLCVCIFLDKNHLKKPIDLICIHLTSVNALTILFKLIPDIVSSFGVKHFLDDVGCKATLYIYRVTRGLSICTTALLSGYQAITISPIHSRWAWLRSKLSTCIYSSFLFFWITNMLIYSYIIETVEANHNVTIVGLEYSTLHCQTSQLRQNHSVAFGSVVIIRDLLFVILMMWSSLYTVNLLYKHRQRAQHIHSPSLSPQSSPEIKATHTILLLVSCFVFFHCSNNFIVFYVFHKPEKDSRLKRITGIFSSCYPTVCPFVLLKNSKITSKLTSSLSKLRIIFS, from the coding sequence ATGTTTCCAAGTGAAGTGATCTGGGGacttttcttcatatttcaaaTTAGTATTGGGTTCATGGGGAACTCATTGCTTTTCatgctttgtgtgtgtatcttcttAGATAAAAATCACCTGAAAAAACCCATAGATTTGATCTGTATACATCTGACCTCGGTCAATGCTTTGACCATCTTGTTCAAGTTGATACCAGACATTGTGTCATCCTTCGGAGTAAAACATTTTCTGGATGATGTTGGCTGTAAGGCCACTTTGTACATATATAGAGTTACCCGGGGTCTTTCCATCTGTACCACTGCTCTCCTGAGTGGGTACCAAGCCATCACTATCAGTCCTATTCATTCGAGGTGGGCGTGGCTTAGATCTAAACTCTCTACGTGCATTtactcctctttccttttcttctggatCACCAACATGCTCATCTATAGCTACATCATTGAAACTGTAGAAGCCAATCACAATGTCACGATTGTTGGTTTGGAGTATTCGACACTACACTGCCAAACGAGTCAGTTGAGACAGAATCATTCGGTTGCATTTGGAAGTGTCGTAATAATTCGAGATCTCCTCTTTGTGATCCTCATGATGTGGTCCAGTCTCTACACCGTGAATCTCCTCTACAAACACCGCCAAAGGGCCCAGCACATTCACAGCCCCAGCCTCTCTCCCCAGTCATCTCCTGAAATCAAAGCCACCCACACTATTCTTTTGCTGGTAAGTTGCTTCGTTTTCTTTCATTGCTCAAACAACTTCATTGTCTTCTATGTGTTTCATAAACCTGAGAAAGATTCAAGACTGAAGAGAATTACTGGGATATTTTCATCCTGCTACCCAACCGTCTGTCCTTTTGTGCTGCTGAAAAACAGTAAGATTACTTCCAAATTGACTTCTTCCCTCTCCAAGCTGAGAATCATCTTTTCTTGA